The following nucleotide sequence is from Zea mays cultivar B73 unplaced genomic scaffold, Zm-B73-REFERENCE-NAM-5.0 scaffold_435, whole genome shotgun sequence.
ATATTGACTCATGGTATATTAATCATACAGAAACACAGAACTAATCAAGCAAAAAACAATAAAAAATAGAAGATACAAGAGAACAACCCATGACAGGACTAGTTACAATCAAAATCAAGAAAAATGCTAGCTGACATGTCACCTCACAACCTTAATGAACATGACTCCACTTGGTTAGCCTAGACCTCCTCCTCATGTCTGCTTTAATCTCAAAAAATTTCCACCACCTCATGCTAGAACTACAGAAGCTGTGAACCCCATAAAGAATTGGCTATCCACCAGACTTGATTCAGCAGCATTTAATTTCATTCTGGTTCTTTGAAAAATCTCATTTTCTGGACTCGCTAAGCCTAATAGCATGAAGGCTCCTAAGACCATCTCCAGCAGTTTACCCATATGATCACCCAAAATATTGTTTTACACTGTAGATTGTACTGTAcacagagtggagtttgaatatagAGATGGGAATGGGTAAgatgctggagatagcctaaatAACCTTTCAGCAAAAGTTGGTTTTCTTGCGGAAACAATAATATAGCAGTCTGCTATGGTGCTATCTCTTCTCAAAAGATTGTAGAATGCAATCCCAATATCCAGTAACCCATTGGACTTACCTGGATGCCCATGCAACAATATGACTGCTAGAGATATCTCGTGCTGAAGAAATTGAGCAAAGACTATAGGAAAGCTACAGATGGTCGTAGTGCACATTTTTCACAATAGGTATAGTACAACAGTATGGAAACTGAATGCAACTACAGAACCGCAGTTTTCTAAAAAGTACTAGGTACTAGACAGGGTTATATAGAGCCTAGCACTTAAAAATTGCCTATGCCTAGTCGGGCTGGGCAGCAGCAGCAATTATACACAAGATGGGAGAAGGCGCAACATCACAGGCAAATAACACTGTAAACCATACCAAATGAAATGAGTGAATTACATCATCCACAGCAGAAACTCTTAATAGATTAGTGGCTAATATCTTGAAAATTTTAGGCAGTTTGATTGCATAAATGTTTAGACTGGCCAGTGAAAATGATAATAACATCTACAGTAACATTAGGAGCATGAAAACAACAAAGTTCATCTTTAGGCTCCAAGGCACATATACATAATAACACATAAGTTCTTGGCAATAAGAGGAAAAACTTGCACTGAGATATACATGTACCAAAAAATTCCATATTACATAGTTAGCATTGGTTTATTGAACATGGAGGAAATAGTAAATCTAGTGGTTGACACAACATGTGGAGAAATTTCTGGGAGAAGGTGCACATGATGATTGGCAAGTATTGCATCTGTCAATTTGCTGGAATTTCAATTTTAGTGTGTTCAAATTCTGAATAAAGAAATTTATCATTCAAATGTGAAAACACTATCTagcagagaaagagagagagagagagagagagagagctgctGCAGCATCATGCTCTCTTGTATTCTGCATCGGCAATTAGATGTGGCAGCACCTCGAAAACATAACTGGAGTAGGTTGTAAAAGAAACTTGTAGCAAACGAATACAGGTGGATTTTTATATATTCAATATGTGAGAATAATTCAAGAGAAAAAAATACACATACATGTGACATAGTGAAACAAACATCTGAGCACAAGCTCAAGGAAACCTAACACTATTATATCTATGGAAATAATTAAGTACAGACATTAACTATGCAGCATGAATTGTATCTCCACTTGCTGAAATAGCTGTAATAGCAGAGAGAAAGAGCATGCAAGGAAGCAATACCTGTCTTTGAGTCGGTGACTGTGAGGCAATATACTGCAAGATTTCATAAGACCTTGTCTGAGCATAGTTTGTAACCCTCTGGAAATAAAGAACTGCCATGTCACCGGCCCTTGTCCTCAACTCAAGCAGATTTCGATCAATCTCAGTTTCATGTTTTGCAATGTATGGCTTGAAGAATGACTCGTATACATAGGCAGTCCCCTGAAATAACCCGTTGTTAACAAACCATGAGAGAAGTATATAAGCTAACAAATTAAAAAGAACAGAATACCATACCCGTGTCTTTGGATACCACAAGTACACGATAAATGCGAGCTTTGCTTCACTATACATTGGCAACCTGCATGAGAACAGAATAATCAGCAAGGAGGTAAGTCATTATCCCCAATTCCAACCACCAAAGGTTACTCAAAATAGCAACTCCAAAAGTAGCATGGGACGGCATTACCATGATACGAAACTTTCCCCAACTCTCTCCAGTACGGTGAGAAACGCGAGTAAAATCCTGCAAGAGCCACAACCCTACATCATGAAGCGGATCGCATATGCAAGTATGCATCAAAACGTAAGGGCACCCTTACGCACCAGTACTGACACCAGAACCGCAGCTGCTCGACCTCAGGCCTGTTCAGCTCCACTGTCTTGTAGCAGTCGTATGCAGGGTACGCGTATCCGAGAACAAGCCTGCCACACAGGAGAACACAGATGGAACAGATGACAGATCTGGAGACACCAACAATGCTCCATAGCAAAGGAAGAAAAAAACGAGGTCGGTGTTGTTACTTACGTTAGCATTCCGGTAATGAATGAACCAATCATCTTGATCCCTGTACCGCAATAAACGTCGGTTACACAAACAGATAAAAATAGCATCACAAACCTCTGTCCCAAGTTTCAGCAAAAACAGCAAACATACATAAACTGAATGCGGTCAATACACTAGTAGACACTATATTTTGAGTCTCTACCCACTCAGTATGGCAACCGCCACGCATGTAAAACAAACCATCATGCAGGTACAACCGGATTCATCGCAACAGGAACCGCAACAAAGGGCAGGGGCAGGGGATTTTGGCGTGGTGGGTCATGGTGGGAACACAGCAGTGAACACGAACCGCTCGCGGTAGTGCTAGCCGCTAGCCTAGAGGCAGGCGCAGAACCGTCGAAGACCATCCAGTTGCGGTTGCGTCCTATATCCTAATCCTACCGGGTCAACCGAACCGATCCCGCGCGCGCCGCCGGCCGCAGTAGAAGGCGACGAGCAGCAAGGACGGGATAGATGGACTCCATTAGCTTAGCGGCGTACCAGCGAAGCAGAGAAACCCGCGCGACCGGAGGGGGAAGCATTCGAACTGGGGTTGCCCGCGTTCGCAGCAACCGAAACTTGTTTATAATATAAGAAGCTAGAGGGAATCCGTCCGAGCAACCAGTAGTAGAGCAGGATAGGGTTTCGTTACCGGGAACCGAAGGAACCGGCGCGCCGGCGGCGCGGGGGGACCGGGCTACGGGTGGAATGGAATGGAGCCCCGGGCGGCACTCCACGGCAACGCAGGAGCGGAGCGGAGCGGACGAGGAGAGGGGGGGAAGAATTGGAAGCGAGGCGGCGTGCGTGCTCGGGAAGGAGGCGGGCCGAGAGAGCCCAACTGCTGCCCAAGCCGGCACGGGAGGGGGAAGCATCTCTGTCCGCTGCCTTGCCTTGCCTTGCTTCGGCGCCAGTCCACGTCGGACGGAGCAACGGCTGGATCGTAGTTGGGCTGGGCCTCAGGTCCCGACGCGGCCGTGAGCCGAGAGGCAGGATGGGCCATGGAAGGCGTTCGAGTGGAAATGTGGAATGATGATGCCGGGCCTGAGCTTGGTCCGGGGCGAGGAAACTACTGGGCCCAGAGGTTCAACAAAACGCTGGAAGATATTTCTCGTTTAGA
It contains:
- the LOC109945973 gene encoding putative HVA22-like protein g isoform X4, producing MIGSFITGMLTLVLGYAYPAYDCYKTVELNRPEVEQLRFWCQYWILLAFLTVLERVGESFVSWLPMYSEAKLAFIVYLWYPKTRGTAYVYESFFKPYIAKHETEIDRNLLELRTRAGDMAVLYFQRVTNYAQTRSYEILQYIASQSPTQRQAHQQQQRPPPPRTRQVNPAPPPIPAPSAPPMPPQPAQAQVPPTPPRPLVPVVPPGAVPPAPPPTAPEATATNGLQDTETMQVDPPRASLSGPPLPPEETLIEEAIRLTRGRLRRRLAGGSGPPQN
- the LOC109945973 gene encoding putative HVA22-like protein g isoform X3, producing the protein MVFDGSAPASRLAASTTASGIKMIGSFITGMLTLVLGYAYPAYDCYKTVELNRPEVEQLRFWCQYWILLAFLTVLERVGESFVSWLPMYSEAKLAFIVYLWYPKTRGTAYVYESFFKPYIAKHETEIDRNLLELRTRAGDMAVLYFQRVTNYAQTRSYEILQYIASQSPTQRQAHQQQQRPPPPRTRQVNPAPPPIPAPSAPPMPPQPAQAQVPPTPPRPLVPVVPPGAVPPAPPPTAPEATATNGLQDTETMQVDPPRASLSGPPLPPEETLIEEAIRLTRGRLRRRLAGGSGPPQN
- the LOC109945973 gene encoding HVA22-like protein i isoform X1 is translated as MLPPPVPAWAAVGLSRPASFPSTHAASLPILPPLSSSAPLRSCVAVECRPGLHSIPPVARSPRAAGAPVPSVPGIKMIGSFITGMLTLVLGYAYPAYDCYKTVELNRPEVEQLRFWCQYWILLAFLTVLERVGESFVSWLPMYSEAKLAFIVYLWYPKTRGTAYVYESFFKPYIAKHETEIDRNLLELRTRAGDMAVLYFQRVTNYAQTRSYEILQYIASQSPTQRQAHQQQQRPPPPRTRQVNPAPPPIPAPSAPPMPPQPAQAQVPPTPPRPLVPVVPPGAVPPAPPPTAPEATATNGLQDTETMQVDPPRASLSGPPLPPEETLIEEAIRLTRGRLRRRLAGGSGPPQN
- the LOC109945973 gene encoding putative HVA22-like protein g isoform X2 encodes the protein MRGGCHTEWVETQNIVSTSVLTAFSLWIKMIGSFITGMLTLVLGYAYPAYDCYKTVELNRPEVEQLRFWCQYWILLAFLTVLERVGESFVSWLPMYSEAKLAFIVYLWYPKTRGTAYVYESFFKPYIAKHETEIDRNLLELRTRAGDMAVLYFQRVTNYAQTRSYEILQYIASQSPTQRQAHQQQQRPPPPRTRQVNPAPPPIPAPSAPPMPPQPAQAQVPPTPPRPLVPVVPPGAVPPAPPPTAPEATATNGLQDTETMQVDPPRASLSGPPLPPEETLIEEAIRLTRGRLRRRLAGGSGPPQN